From the genome of Cynocephalus volans isolate mCynVol1 chromosome 14, mCynVol1.pri, whole genome shotgun sequence, one region includes:
- the NAT8 gene encoding N-acetyltransferase 8, with the protein MASFHIRKYRESDRKWVLDLFSQGILEQVPTTFCHLLKLPRTLVLIGGGPISLVLVSGSWLLALTATLTLLAVLWFLARYPWKQYEVLSLCTDMSDVTKSYLSEHGSCFWVAESEEQVVGIVGARPAGEPTSQKKQLELLHLCVAFEHRHQGIAKALVRTVLQFARTRGYNEVVLVTCILQQSALAIYQGLGFQKTRQYYSSLSMRLVAAPLIDLVCHLPCDQGGGL; encoded by the coding sequence ATGGCATCTTTTCATATCCGCAAGTACAGGGAAAGCGACCGCAAGTGGGTGCTGGACTTATTCTCCCAGGGGATACTTGAGCAAGTCCCCACCACCTTCTGTCACCTGCTGAAGCTGCCGCGAACCCTCGTGCTCATAGGTGGGGGGCCCATCTCCCTCGTCCTGGTCtctggctcctggctcctggcCCTCACGGCCACCCTCACCCTCCTAGCTGTCCTGTGGTTCCTTGCCAGGTATCCCTGGAAGCAATATGAAGTCTTAAGTTTGTGCACAGACATGTCTGACGTCACCAAGTCCTACCTGAGTGAGCATGGTTCCTGCTTCTGGGTGGCTGAGTCTGAGGAGCAGGTGGTGGGCATAGTGGGAGCTCGGCCCGCTGGGGAACCCACCTCGCAGAAGAAGCAGTTGGAGCTGCTGCACCTCTGTGTGGCCTTTGAGCACCGTCATCAGGGGATAGCAAAAGCCCTAGTTAGGACTGTCCTCCAGTTTGCCCGGACCCGGGGCTACAATGAAGTTGTCCTTGTAACGTGTATCTTGCAGCAGTCTGCCCTAGCCATCTACCAGGGCTTGGGGTTCCAGAAAACTCGCCAGTATTACTCTTCTCTGAGCATGAGGCTAGTGGCTGCTCCTCTAATTGATTTAGTCTGTCACCTCCCGTGTGATCAGGGAGGGGGCCTGTGA